One Stenotrophomonas oahuensis genomic region harbors:
- the lptD gene encoding LPS-assembly protein LptD: MRRALRLLPLPLSIAICLPAMADEKPLNWGLCPVADVLPVFEEAPKADKEAAATRDQQPTDIEGNQLFGTATVPQYQGNVTLKRGDQFLGTDHLSFDTESGNYIAEGNVRYQDSSFRMVAQRAEGNQESDTHKISDIQYQLVDRRGHGGAESVDLQGAVGQMHRSTYTTCDPSQPIWKLSAPQIEVDNDEGFGTARNAVLRIGKVPVLWAPYFKFPIDDRRQTGLLYPEVGLSGRNGFDYAQPIYFNLAPNYDDTLTPRYMSKRGFMLDNEFRYLYDGGRGELQTAYLPNDKLRDKDRGQVQYEGYHNINTHWQARANLAWVSDERYMEDFSSKLIGVTTSTLQSQIGIYGTGETWTAGLMADRWQLTDYTLTEASLPYARQPRAFFTWDKPVLSWLETGVYAEAVRFTHDDVDQKIIDADGEYVRNGVVSPYFNGSRLDVKPYVTMPFAGAAWYVTPTLAYRYTGYELDRGLAQQTRRQALIDAGIDPATATPEQLLGDTSPHRSMPIVSLDAGMFFDRETEINGKSFLHTLEPRLFYLRTPYRDQSDLPIFDTRDFTFSWGQLFRDSRYTGADRQNDANQLTMALSTRFIDQDTGRERFSGSIGQILYFDDSRVTLPGQAAVVEQGKSAWIADANYAINDRWNLGATYQWDPKLKREDLASVRARYLMSNDGIVNLTYRYRVNPGASANASKADRTLLEQADLSFLYPINERWSLVGRYYYSIADKEPLEIIGGVQWDSCCLAVRALARRYVRNREGEMNNSFQIEFVLKGLSSIGQNTDRTLRRAILGYYRDDLYLVPPSNTGAARDDYDPNQIP, encoded by the coding sequence GTGCGCCGAGCCCTCCGCCTGCTGCCCCTCCCCCTGAGCATCGCCATCTGCCTGCCTGCCATGGCCGATGAGAAGCCATTGAACTGGGGCCTGTGCCCGGTCGCCGATGTCCTGCCAGTGTTCGAAGAGGCCCCCAAGGCCGACAAGGAAGCGGCCGCCACGCGCGACCAGCAGCCCACCGACATCGAAGGCAACCAGCTGTTCGGCACCGCCACCGTGCCGCAGTACCAGGGCAACGTCACCCTCAAGCGCGGCGACCAGTTCCTGGGCACCGACCACCTGAGCTTCGATACCGAAAGCGGCAACTACATTGCCGAGGGCAATGTCCGCTACCAGGACTCCTCGTTCCGCATGGTCGCCCAGCGCGCCGAGGGCAACCAGGAATCGGACACCCACAAGATCAGCGACATCCAGTACCAGCTGGTCGATCGTCGCGGTCACGGCGGGGCCGAATCGGTCGACCTGCAGGGCGCGGTCGGCCAGATGCACCGCTCCACCTACACCACCTGCGACCCCTCGCAACCGATCTGGAAGCTGTCCGCCCCGCAGATTGAAGTGGACAACGACGAAGGCTTCGGCACCGCACGCAACGCCGTGTTGCGCATCGGCAAGGTGCCGGTGCTGTGGGCCCCGTACTTCAAGTTCCCGATCGACGACCGCCGCCAGACCGGCCTGCTGTACCCGGAGGTCGGCCTGTCCGGACGCAACGGCTTCGACTACGCCCAGCCGATCTACTTCAACCTCGCCCCGAACTACGACGACACCCTGACCCCGCGCTACATGAGCAAGCGCGGTTTCATGCTGGACAACGAGTTCCGCTATCTGTACGACGGCGGCCGCGGCGAACTGCAGACCGCCTACCTGCCCAACGACAAACTGCGCGACAAGGACCGCGGGCAGGTGCAGTACGAGGGCTACCACAACATCAACACGCATTGGCAGGCGCGCGCCAATCTGGCGTGGGTGAGCGACGAGCGCTACATGGAGGACTTCTCCAGCAAGCTGATCGGCGTCACCACCTCCACCCTGCAGAGCCAGATCGGCATCTACGGCACCGGCGAAACCTGGACCGCCGGCCTGATGGCCGACCGCTGGCAGCTGACCGACTACACCCTGACCGAGGCCTCGCTGCCCTACGCGCGCCAGCCGCGTGCGTTCTTCACCTGGGACAAGCCAGTGCTGTCGTGGCTGGAGACCGGGGTGTACGCCGAAGCGGTGCGCTTCACCCATGATGATGTGGACCAGAAGATCATCGACGCCGACGGCGAGTACGTGCGCAATGGCGTGGTCAGCCCTTATTTCAATGGTTCGCGCCTGGACGTCAAGCCGTACGTGACCATGCCCTTCGCAGGTGCAGCCTGGTACGTCACCCCCACTCTGGCCTACCGCTACACCGGGTATGAGCTGGACCGCGGGCTGGCCCAGCAGACCCGGCGTCAGGCCCTGATCGACGCCGGCATCGACCCCGCCACCGCAACGCCCGAGCAGTTGCTGGGCGACACCTCGCCTCACCGCAGCATGCCGATCGTCAGCCTTGATGCCGGCATGTTCTTCGACCGCGAAACCGAGATCAATGGCAAGTCGTTCCTGCACACGCTGGAGCCGCGCCTGTTCTACCTGCGCACGCCGTACCGCGACCAGAGCGACCTGCCGATCTTCGACACCCGTGACTTCACCTTCAGCTGGGGCCAGCTGTTCCGCGACTCGCGCTACACCGGCGCGGACCGGCAGAACGACGCCAACCAGCTGACCATGGCGCTGAGCACCCGCTTCATCGACCAGGACACCGGTCGCGAGCGCTTCTCCGGCAGCATCGGCCAGATTCTGTACTTCGACGACTCGCGGGTGACCCTGCCCGGCCAGGCCGCCGTGGTCGAACAGGGCAAGTCGGCCTGGATTGCCGACGCCAACTACGCCATCAACGACCGCTGGAACCTGGGGGCCACCTACCAGTGGGACCCCAAGCTCAAGCGTGAGGACCTGGCCAGCGTGCGTGCGCGCTACCTGATGTCCAACGACGGCATCGTCAACCTGACCTACCGCTACCGCGTCAATCCGGGCGCATCTGCCAATGCCTCCAAGGCAGATCGCACCCTGCTGGAACAGGCCGACCTGTCGTTCCTGTACCCGATCAACGAGCGCTGGAGCCTGGTCGGCCGCTACTACTACTCCATTGCCGACAAGGAACCGCTGGAAATCATCGGCGGCGTGCAGTGGGACAGCTGCTGCCTGGCCGTGCGCGCCCTGGCCCGCCGCTACGTGCGCAATCGTGAGGGCGAGATGAACAACTCGTTCCAGATCGAGTTCGTGCTCAAGGGCCTGAGCTCCATCGGCCAGAACACGGACCGCACCTTGCGCCGTGCTATTCTCGGCTATTACCGCGACGACCTCTATCTCGTGCCGCCCAGCAATACCGGTGCAGCCCGCGACGACTACGATCCGAACCAGATCCCATGA
- the pdxA gene encoding 4-hydroxythreonine-4-phosphate dehydrogenase PdxA encodes MLPQLALVPGEPAGIGPELCLRLIQLPRTDCQLLAFADPDTLRAAAAALDLPLQLLPEHAIARQPGDLRLRAVPNATASRFGQADPSNASAVISALHQAGQACLDGSLDGVVTGPVHKAVINQGGIAYSGTTELLADQAGVKVVMMLANDIVRVALATTHLPLRDVADAISADALAATLRTVHTALRRDFGLAAPRIAVLGLNPHAGEDGHLGREELDVIIPLMQRLRAEGMDLIGPLPADTAFLPQKLAGFDTVLAMYHDQGLPVLKYSGFEQAVNITLGLPYPRVAVDHGTALDLAGRGIADPSSLLAATALCARLAAQRKMGV; translated from the coding sequence ATGCTGCCGCAGCTCGCGCTGGTACCGGGCGAGCCCGCTGGCATCGGTCCTGAACTCTGCCTGCGGCTGATCCAACTGCCGCGCACCGACTGCCAGCTGCTGGCGTTCGCCGATCCGGACACCCTGCGCGCTGCCGCCGCCGCGCTGGATCTGCCCCTGCAGTTGCTGCCTGAACACGCCATCGCCCGCCAGCCGGGCGATCTGCGTTTGCGGGCCGTGCCCAATGCCACCGCTTCGCGCTTCGGCCAGGCCGATCCGAGCAACGCCTCGGCAGTGATCAGTGCCCTTCACCAGGCCGGCCAGGCCTGCCTGGACGGCAGCTTGGACGGGGTGGTCACCGGCCCGGTGCACAAGGCGGTGATCAACCAGGGCGGCATTGCCTACAGCGGTACCACCGAACTGCTGGCCGACCAGGCCGGCGTGAAGGTGGTGATGATGCTGGCCAACGACATCGTGCGGGTGGCGCTGGCCACCACCCACCTGCCGCTGCGGGACGTCGCCGACGCCATCAGCGCCGACGCCCTGGCCGCGACCCTGCGCACCGTGCACACCGCGCTGCGCCGCGATTTCGGCCTGGCAGCACCCCGCATCGCGGTGCTGGGACTGAACCCGCACGCCGGCGAGGACGGGCATCTGGGACGCGAGGAACTGGACGTCATCATCCCGCTCATGCAGCGCCTGCGCGCCGAGGGAATGGATCTGATCGGCCCGCTGCCGGCCGATACCGCCTTCCTGCCGCAGAAGCTGGCCGGTTTCGACACCGTGCTGGCGATGTACCACGACCAGGGCCTGCCGGTGCTGAAGTACAGCGGCTTCGAGCAGGCCGTCAACATCACCTTGGGCCTGCCCTACCCGCGTGTGGCCGTGGACCACGGCACCGCGCTGGATCTGGCCGGGCGTGGCATTGCCGACCCTTCCAGCCTGCTGGCCGCCACCGCGCTGTGCGCCCGGCTGGCCGCTCAACGTAAAATGGGCGTATGA
- the rsmA gene encoding 16S rRNA (adenine(1518)-N(6)/adenine(1519)-N(6))-dimethyltransferase RsmA encodes MTSSHSPSAPGFTAPAKKQLGQHFLADRSYIDKIVLAVNPKDDDRLVEIGPGQGAITLPLLRRHPRLTVIEFDRDLIAPLTAAAEPLGELTIVHRDVLQVNFTELAAGGQIRLVGNLPYNISSPILFHAMEHAAVIRDMHFMLQKEVVDRMAADPGSKVYGRLSVMLQAWCKVSSLFVVPPGAFRPPPKVDSAVVRLVPRDPATVGIIDRKRFAEVVRSAFGQRRKTLRNALNGVVTPEQFEAAGVRSDARAEQLEVAQFIALANVPRAEA; translated from the coding sequence ATGACTTCTTCGCATTCCCCCTCGGCCCCGGGTTTCACCGCCCCGGCCAAAAAGCAGCTCGGCCAGCACTTCCTGGCCGACCGCAGCTATATCGACAAGATCGTGCTGGCCGTCAACCCGAAGGACGACGACCGTCTGGTCGAGATCGGCCCGGGCCAGGGTGCGATCACCCTGCCGCTGCTGCGCCGCCACCCGCGCCTGACCGTGATCGAGTTCGACCGCGACCTGATCGCACCGCTGACTGCCGCCGCCGAACCGCTGGGCGAGCTGACCATCGTGCACCGCGACGTGCTGCAGGTGAACTTCACCGAGCTCGCCGCCGGTGGCCAGATCCGCCTGGTCGGCAACCTGCCCTACAACATTTCCTCGCCGATCCTGTTCCATGCCATGGAGCATGCGGCGGTGATCCGCGACATGCACTTCATGCTGCAGAAGGAAGTGGTGGACCGCATGGCCGCCGACCCCGGCAGCAAGGTCTATGGCCGCTTGAGCGTGATGCTGCAGGCGTGGTGCAAGGTGAGCTCGCTGTTCGTGGTGCCGCCGGGTGCGTTCCGGCCGCCGCCGAAGGTGGACTCGGCGGTGGTGCGGCTGGTGCCGCGCGACCCGGCCACGGTGGGCATCATTGACCGCAAGCGCTTCGCCGAAGTGGTCAGATCCGCCTTCGGTCAGCGCCGCAAGACGCTGCGCAACGCGCTCAATGGCGTGGTCACGCCCGAGCAGTTTGAAGCCGCCGGCGTGCGCAGCGATGCCCGTGCCGAACAGCTGGAAGTGGCGCAATTCATCGCCTTGGCCAACGTGCCGCGCGCGGAAGCCTGA
- a CDS encoding peptidylprolyl isomerase, translating into MTKTLPVLLASLMAVTTVSAPLQVLAQQTQSLDRIAAIVDEDVVLQSELDRAVTNIKSQYAGRENQLPPDDVLRRQVLERLVLVKLQVARAESSGIKVGDQELNQAISAIAQQNGTSVDALRQRLAGDGVDFNDFRASVRDEITVQRLRQSFAQSRISVSEGEVDAALKQEATTGTQYHLAHILIALPEAASADQIATGQKKADGVKALLDKGELDFNAAAVRYSDSPNALEGGDLGWRTLDEIPNAFAQMMTQMKAGDVVGPLRGPSGFQLLKLVEVRDANASAGGGQTITEYHGRHILIRVSDQQDSAAAKAKIDTLRARIAGGADFQAVARESSEDSNSKGQGGDLGWFPADAFGPDFGKQITGVSDGGVSQPFRTDAGWHIVQRVETRQTDASADNKRAQIRETIGRRKLEEEYNRFLQELRGEAFVDLRQGDAAAAATPPQS; encoded by the coding sequence ATGACCAAGACCCTTCCCGTTCTTCTCGCTTCGCTGATGGCAGTCACCACGGTCAGCGCCCCGTTGCAGGTGCTGGCCCAGCAGACCCAGTCGCTGGACCGGATTGCCGCCATCGTCGATGAAGACGTGGTGCTGCAGAGCGAGCTGGACCGCGCCGTCACCAACATCAAGTCCCAGTACGCGGGGCGTGAGAACCAGCTGCCGCCGGACGACGTGCTGCGCCGCCAGGTGCTGGAGCGTCTGGTCCTGGTCAAGCTGCAGGTGGCCCGCGCCGAAAGCAGCGGCATCAAGGTCGGCGACCAGGAACTGAACCAGGCGATCAGCGCGATTGCCCAGCAGAACGGCACCAGCGTCGACGCGCTGCGCCAGCGGCTGGCCGGCGACGGCGTGGATTTCAATGACTTCCGCGCCTCGGTCCGCGACGAAATCACCGTGCAGCGCCTGCGCCAGAGCTTCGCGCAGAGCCGCATCAGCGTCAGCGAAGGCGAAGTGGACGCCGCGCTGAAGCAGGAAGCCACCACCGGCACCCAGTACCACCTGGCGCACATCCTGATCGCCCTGCCCGAAGCGGCCAGCGCCGACCAGATCGCCACCGGCCAGAAGAAGGCCGACGGCGTCAAAGCCCTGCTGGACAAGGGTGAGCTGGACTTCAACGCGGCCGCCGTGCGCTATTCCGACAGCCCGAACGCGCTGGAAGGCGGCGACCTGGGCTGGCGCACCCTGGACGAAATTCCCAATGCCTTCGCGCAGATGATGACCCAGATGAAGGCCGGCGACGTGGTCGGTCCGCTGCGTGGCCCGAGCGGCTTCCAGCTGCTGAAGCTGGTGGAAGTGCGCGACGCCAACGCCAGTGCCGGCGGTGGCCAGACCATCACCGAATACCACGGCCGCCACATCCTGATCCGGGTCAGCGACCAGCAGGACAGCGCCGCCGCCAAGGCCAAGATCGACACCCTGCGGGCCCGCATTGCCGGTGGTGCGGACTTCCAGGCCGTGGCCCGTGAGTCCAGCGAAGACAGCAACAGCAAGGGCCAGGGCGGCGATCTCGGCTGGTTCCCGGCCGATGCGTTCGGCCCGGACTTCGGCAAGCAGATCACCGGCGTCAGCGACGGCGGCGTCAGCCAGCCGTTCCGCACCGACGCTGGCTGGCACATCGTGCAGCGTGTGGAAACCCGCCAGACCGACGCCAGCGCTGACAACAAGCGCGCCCAGATCCGCGAAACCATCGGCCGCCGCAAGCTGGAAGAAGAGTACAACCGCTTCCTGCAGGAACTTCGTGGCGAAGCCTTCGTCGACCTGCGCCAGGGCGACGCCGCCGCAGCGGCGACCCCGCCGCAGTCCTGA
- the apaG gene encoding Co2+/Mg2+ efflux protein ApaG: MTDAAKKHAISVEVAPRFLDDQSTPEDGRYAFAYSIRIHNEGQVPARLVARHWRITDGNGRVEQVDGEGVVGEQPRLRPGEEFRYTSGVMLETEHGTMQGHYDMVADDGTEFAATIEPFVLAIPRTLH; encoded by the coding sequence ATGACTGACGCAGCAAAAAAACACGCCATCTCGGTGGAGGTGGCCCCCCGCTTTCTCGATGACCAGTCCACGCCGGAGGACGGACGCTACGCGTTCGCCTACAGCATCCGCATCCACAACGAAGGCCAGGTGCCCGCGCGTCTGGTCGCGCGCCACTGGCGCATTACCGACGGCAACGGCCGGGTGGAACAGGTGGACGGGGAAGGCGTGGTGGGCGAGCAGCCGCGGCTGCGCCCGGGTGAAGAGTTCCGTTACACCTCCGGTGTCATGCTGGAAACCGAGCACGGCACGATGCAGGGCCATTACGACATGGTGGCCGACGATGGCACCGAGTTCGCGGCCACCATCGAGCCGTTCGTTCTGGCCATTCCACGCACACTGCACTGA
- a CDS encoding histone deacetylase family protein: MLVFTHPACLQHDPGPGHPESPQRLQVVLDALHAAFPGRLDWREAPAAKRGDLARVHDSELIDLVLQPQTEPLRLIDMDTMTSPGSAAAAVHAAGAGVAAVDAVMLGEDPVAFCAVRPPGHHATATTAMGFCLFNNIAIAAAHARDRHGLERIAVVDFDVHHGNGTQDIFIADPRVAYYSTHQAGLFPNSGLRRDRGAGNLLNILLPPGSGGFKFQNVWAEEMLPAIDDFRPQLLLISAGFDAHLRDPQADLMLETDDFAWITRELHALARRHAAGRVVSMLEGGYDLQALAECSVAHVKAML, translated from the coding sequence ATGCTGGTCTTTACCCACCCCGCCTGTCTGCAGCACGATCCCGGCCCCGGCCATCCCGAGTCTCCGCAACGCCTGCAGGTCGTGCTGGACGCGCTGCACGCGGCCTTTCCGGGCCGGCTGGATTGGCGGGAAGCGCCGGCGGCCAAGCGCGGTGATCTGGCGCGGGTGCACGACAGCGAGCTGATCGATCTGGTGCTGCAACCGCAGACCGAGCCGCTGCGATTGATCGACATGGACACCATGACCTCGCCCGGCTCAGCCGCCGCCGCCGTACACGCGGCCGGTGCCGGCGTGGCGGCGGTGGATGCGGTGATGCTGGGGGAAGACCCGGTGGCCTTCTGCGCGGTGCGCCCGCCCGGCCACCATGCCACCGCCACGACCGCGATGGGCTTCTGTCTGTTCAACAACATTGCCATTGCCGCCGCCCACGCGCGCGACCGGCATGGGCTGGAGCGCATTGCGGTGGTGGATTTCGACGTGCACCACGGCAACGGCACCCAGGACATCTTCATCGCCGACCCGCGCGTGGCGTACTACAGCACGCACCAGGCTGGGCTGTTTCCGAACTCCGGCCTGCGCCGCGACCGCGGTGCGGGCAACCTGCTCAACATCCTGCTGCCGCCTGGCAGCGGCGGCTTCAAGTTCCAGAACGTCTGGGCCGAAGAAATGCTGCCGGCCATTGACGACTTCCGTCCGCAGCTGCTGCTGATCTCGGCCGGGTTCGATGCTCACCTGCGCGATCCGCAGGCGGACCTGATGCTGGAGACCGACGACTTCGCGTGGATCACCCGCGAGCTGCATGCGCTGGCGCGGCGACATGCGGCCGGGCGGGTGGTGTCGATGCTGGAGGGCGGTTACGACCTGCAGGCATTGGCCGAATGCTCGGTCGCGCATGTAAAGGCGATGTTGTAA